A single genomic interval of Primulina huaijiensis isolate GDHJ02 chromosome 7, ASM1229523v2, whole genome shotgun sequence harbors:
- the LOC140981020 gene encoding homeobox protein HD1-like: MQEQGVSMMGSGGTGGFSDGSMAVSVEHHNQLKAEIATHPLYDQLLAAHVSCLRVATPIDQLPLIDAQLSQSHNILQAYAQNNHHSLSPHERQELNNFLAQYLLVLCSFREQLQQHVRIHAVEAVMACREIEQNLQSITGATLGEGTGATMSDDEDELQMDFSLDQSMGDGHDLMGFGPLLPTESERSLMERVRQELKIELKQGFKSKIEDVREEILRKRRAGKLPGDTTTTLKNWWQQHAKWPYPTEDDKAKLVEQTGLQLKQINNWFINQRKRNWHSGSQSVTSLKSKRKR, translated from the exons ATGCAAGAACAAGGGGTGAGCATGATGGGTTCCGGAGGAACTGGTGGATTCAGCGATGGGTCCATGGCGGTTTCCGTCGAGCACCACAACCAGCTCAAGGCGGAGATCGCCACCCACCCGTTGTACGACCAGCTTCTGGCTGCGCACGTGTCATGCCTGCGTGTGGCGACGCCTATCGACCAACTGCCATTGATTGATGCTCAGCTCTCTCAGTCTCACAATATCTTGCAGGCTTATGCTCAAAATAATCATCATTCACTCTCTCCACATGAAAGGCAAGAACTTAACAATTTCTTG GCACAGTATTTGTTGGTTTTGTGTTCATTCAGAGAGCAGCTGCAGCAACATGTCAGAATCCATGCTGTTGAAGCTGTCATGGCCTGCCGTGAAATTGAGCAAAATTTGCAGTCTATTACTG GTGCAACTCTGGGAGAAGGAACTGGTGCGACTATGTCAGATGACGAAGATGAGCTACAAATGGATTTCTCATTAGATCAATCCATGGGTGATGGTCATGACTTGATGGGATTCGGTCCATTGCTTCCTACAGAATCAGAGAGGTCTTTAATGGAGAGAGTGAGGCAAGAACTGAAAATCGAGCTGAAACAG GGATTCAAGTCGAAAATTGAAGACGTGAGAGAGGAAATATTAAGAAAAAGAAGGGCCGGAAAATTACCTGGTGACACTACTACTACTCTAAAGAACTGGTGGCAGCAGCACGCAAAGTGGCCCTATCCAACT GAAGATGACAAGGCAAAGCTTGTGGAGCAGACAGGGTTGCAGCTGAAGCAAATAAACAACTGGTTCATCAACCAACGGAAGCGAAACTGGCACAGCGGCTCGCAGTCTGTTACATCTCTCAAGTCCAAACGCAAGAGATGA
- the LOC140981412 gene encoding hydroxymethylglutaryl-CoA synthase-like, producing the protein MALQPKNVGILAMEVYFPPTCIQQEVLEAHDGASKGKYTIGLGQDCMAFCTDVEDVISMSLTAVSSLLEKYGVDPKQIGRLEVGSETVLDKSKSIKTFLMPIFEKCGNTDIEGVDSTNACYGGTAALFNCVNWVESSSWDGRYGLVVCTDSAVYAEGPARPTGGAAAIAMLIGPNAPISFESKLRASHMAHAYDFYKPDLASEYPVVDGKLSQTCYLMALDSCYKSLCDKYEKLQGKQFSVIDVDYFVFHSPYNKLVQKSFARLLFNDFLRSASSIGESAKEKLAPFSSLTSDESYQSRDLEKASQQVAKPFYDAKVQPSTLVPKQVGNMYTASIYAAFASLIHNKHSTLAGQRVMLFSYGSGLSSSMFSVRLNEGQHPFNLSNISSVMNITEKLKSRQEFPPEKFVETMKVMEHRYGGKDFVTSKDCSLLAPGTYYLTEVDSKYRRFYSKKANENGTLANGH; encoded by the exons ATGGCCCTGCAACCTAAGAACGTCGGAATTCTCGCCATGGAAGTTTACTTTCCTCCTACTTGCATCCAGCAG GAAGTGCTGGAGGCTCATGATGGAGCAAGCAAGGGTAAATATACAATTGGGCTTGGCCAAGATTGCATGGCATTTTGTACTGATGTTGAAGATGTGATCTCCATGAG TTTGACTGCTGTCTCTTCACTCCTTGAGAAGTATGGGGTTGATCCAAAGCAGATTGGTCGTCTGGAAGTTGGAAGTGAGACCGTACTTGATAAGAGCAAATCCATTAAAACCTTCTTGATGCCTATTTTTGAG AAATGTGGAAATACTGACATAGAAGGTGTTGATTCAACAAACGCGTGCTATGGAGGAACTGCTGCTCTGTTTAACTGTGTGAATTGGGTGGAAAGTAGTTCGTGGGATGGACGATACGGCCTTGTTGTCTGCACAGACAGTGCG GTCTATGCTGAGGGACCAGCTAGGCCAACTGGTGGAGCTGCGGCGATTGCCATGCTTATAGGGCCAAATGCACCTATTTCTTTCGAAAGTAAGCTCAGGGCAAGTCACATGGCTCATGCTTATGATTTTTACAAGCCCGATCTTGCCAGTGAATATCCG GTTGTCGATGGAAAACTTTCTCAGACTTGTTACCTCATGGCGCTTGATTCTTGTTACAAAAGTTTATGTGACAA GTATGAAAAGCTTCAGGGCAAACAATTTTCGGTTATTGATGTTGATTACTTCGTATTTCATTCTCCATACAATAAG TTAGTACAGAAAAGCTTTGCTCGATTGCTATTCAATGATTTTTTAAGGAGTGCCAG CTCTATTGGCGAGTCCGCGAAGGAAAAACTAGCACCTTTTTCATCGTTAACCAGCGATGAAAGCTATCAAAGCCGTGATCTTGAGAAG GCGTCCCAACAAGTTGCAAAACCATTTTATGATGCAAAAGTGCAGCCATCTACTCTAGTACCAAAACAAGTCGGGAACATGTACACTGCATCGATCTATGCAGCATTTGCATCCCTCATTCACAACAAGCACAGCACTTTG GCTGGACAAAGAGTGATGTTGTTTTCCTATGGGAGCGGTCTCTCGTCCTCCATGTTTTCTGTCCGTCTTAACGAGGGACAACACCCCTTTAACTTGTCAAACATTTCATCCGTAATGAATATAACTGAGAAGTTGAAGTCAAGACAGGAG TTCCCTCCCGAAAAATTTGTCGAAACAATGAAGGTGATGGAGCATAGGTACGGTGGCAAGGACTTCGTAACGAGCAAGGATTGTAGTCTTCTTGCTCCCGGCACGTATTATCTCACTGAAGTGGATTCCAAGTACAGACGATTCTACTCCAAGAAAGCTAATGAGAACGGCACCCTCGCCAATGGCCACTGA